The sequence below is a genomic window from Candidatus Neptunochlamydia vexilliferae.
GAAGCTGAACTTTTTAACAGCAACAGGTGAGTACATTTTGCTCATTTGGGCGGTGATCGTTGCAACCGTTAAGCGCCCTCCAAGCTGGGCTCTTATCCGCGAGCAGCTCTATAACATTGGCGTATTATCGCTTCCTGTTGTCGCAATGACCGGGTTTTCGACAGGGCTTGTTTTGGCTGCGCAGTCTTTTTTCCAGCTGAGCGATAAGGGACTTGCGGGAGCAACGGGGCTGATGGTGGGCAAAGCGATGATCACCGAACTGGGACCTGTCCTTACCGCCTTTATGGTGACGGGACGGATCGGAGCGGCGATGTGCGCAGAACTGGGGACGATGCGGGTAACCGAACAGATCGATGCCTTAGAGTCGATGGCCGTTAACCCCCACCGCTATTTGATTTCTCCCCGCTTCATCTCGGGGATGTTTATGATGCCACTATTGACTGTTTTTAGCATCTTTATGGGGATCTTTGGAGGGTATTTGATCTCAGTCTTCTACTTTAAGATGCCGCCAACCACCTATTTCGATCCAATGCCGATCTACATCAGTAATTTTGACCTCCTGATCGGGATCGTTAAAGCCTTTGTTTTTGGGATCATCATCGTCACCATTTCTTGCTTTAAAGGGCTCAACACCTCGGGAGGTGCTGAAGGGGTGGGACGCGCAACGACAAATAGTGTGGTCATCTGCTATACCTTTATCCTCTTTGCCAACTTCCTCACCACCTTGGGGCTGAATATGCTCCAAAATGCGACGGGGTGGTTCTCATGATCGACATCCATAATCTTTGGAAAGCCTATGAGGGAAACCAGGTTTTGAGGGGGCTCACCCTCAAGGTCAATAAGGGAGAAACACTCGTCATCTTGGGACGCTCAGGGGTCGGAAAAAGTGTCCTTCTTAAACATATCATTGGGATCTCCCATGCCGATAAGGGACATATCGAGGTGGATGGGGTCCGGATCTCTGACTTGCAGGGAGAAGAGCGGTATGCCGCCACCCGCAACATGGGGATGCTCTTTCAAGGAGCAGCCCTCTTTGATTCGATGAGTATCGAGGAAAATACGGGCTTTTACCTCAACCAACATGAAAAATTGCCGAAAAGCGAGGTCCAAGATCGGGTCGATGAAGCCCTTACAATGGTTGACCTAGAGGGAACGCAAAAGAAAATGCCCTCGGAGCTTTCAGGAGGGATGCGGAAACGGGCAGGACTCGCCCGCCTCATCGTCTACCGCCCCGAGTATTTGCTTTATGACGAGCCAACGACGGGGCTCGACCCCATCACGGCGATGCAGATCAATGAGCTCATCGTCAAAACCCAAGAGGAGCTGAAGGCAACAAGTATCGTGGTCACCCACGACATTATCTCTGCCCTTTTCGTTGGAGATCGTTTAGCTCTTCATAAAGAAGGGCAAATCGCCTATATCGATGAACCAGCCCCCTTTTTAGAAATCGATGACCCCATTATTGCCTTTTTAAGGAGCCAAGTGAAGCACTCATGATCTGTCAATTTTTGGAAAATTTTTGCGAAGTTGGATATTTAAAACAAACTCACATACCCCTTAAGGGTAGGGTGTTTGTGTCAAATGCCCAAATGCATGAAAAGGGTCAAAAAGCGACCATCAGGAGTCTTGCACTTGGCTCCCACAGAAAAACAATTTCAGAGGATCCAAGGAAAAGAAGATGATTGATTACATGAAGAATATGCTCATTGGCCTTTTTGTGGTGGTGGCCTGCGCCCTTGTCATAGGGATCATCCTCTTTCTCGAGCCGAGTGTCGGCGACGGAAAAGAAAAGCTCATCGTCCGCTTCTCCAGTGTCAATGGTCTCTCCCTAGGAACGCGGGTCATGTTTGCCGGAAAGCCAATTGGAGAGGTGACCGCCATAAAGCAAATCCCCCATGCGCGCGAACAACCTACTGACGAGCTGGGTCAGGTCTACTTCTATCAGCTCATCCTCCACATCGACTCGAGCGTTAAGGTCTACAATACCGACGAGATCACCGTCCAAACCTCGGGCCTCCTTGGAGAAAAATCGATTGCGATCATTCCCCGTTCTCCTCCTAAAGGGGTGAAGCCAATGTTGATCACCTCCAAGACCCCGATCTATGCCGAGTCGGTTGACCCTATTGAAAGTGCCCTCAACGAACTTTCCCAGCTCTCCGATAGGGTTGAAGAGACCCTCAACAAAGTGGTCGCCTGGATCGACCAAAATGGACACGAGCTCGGTGCCGCCATCCGCTCCTTCGACGATGCGATGACCGAAGCATCGATTACCCTCGCTGAGGTGAACCAAAACCACCTCGTCGACAGCGTCAAACAAGGGGTCGACAACTTCTCCTCTGCGATGAAAGATGTCCACTTCGCCCTCGACCAAATGCATACCGATGACCTTTTCCACAACCTCGGCATCACGATGAAAAATGCCAAGAAGGTGAGCTACGAAGTGGTCAATG
It includes:
- a CDS encoding MlaE family ABC transporter permease, whose translation is MSVSDTQKISEEKNQPFFSFLIQKLNFLTATGEYILLIWAVIVATVKRPPSWALIREQLYNIGVLSLPVVAMTGFSTGLVLAAQSFFQLSDKGLAGATGLMVGKAMITELGPVLTAFMVTGRIGAAMCAELGTMRVTEQIDALESMAVNPHRYLISPRFISGMFMMPLLTVFSIFMGIFGGYLISVFYFKMPPTTYFDPMPIYISNFDLLIGIVKAFVFGIIIVTISCFKGLNTSGGAEGVGRATTNSVVICYTFILFANFLTTLGLNMLQNATGWFS
- a CDS encoding ABC transporter ATP-binding protein, which encodes MIDIHNLWKAYEGNQVLRGLTLKVNKGETLVILGRSGVGKSVLLKHIIGISHADKGHIEVDGVRISDLQGEERYAATRNMGMLFQGAALFDSMSIEENTGFYLNQHEKLPKSEVQDRVDEALTMVDLEGTQKKMPSELSGGMRKRAGLARLIVYRPEYLLYDEPTTGLDPITAMQINELIVKTQEELKATSIVVTHDIISALFVGDRLALHKEGQIAYIDEPAPFLEIDDPIIAFLRSQVKHS
- a CDS encoding MlaD family protein produces the protein MIDYMKNMLIGLFVVVACALVIGIILFLEPSVGDGKEKLIVRFSSVNGLSLGTRVMFAGKPIGEVTAIKQIPHAREQPTDELGQVYFYQLILHIDSSVKVYNTDEITVQTSGLLGEKSIAIIPRSPPKGVKPMLITSKTPIYAESVDPIESALNELSQLSDRVEETLNKVVAWIDQNGHELGAAIRSFDDAMTEASITLAEVNQNHLVDSVKQGVDNFSSAMKDVHFALDQMHTDDLFHNLGITMKNAKKVSYEVVNGEGTIGKLFMDKDTYLRVTAVLSKFNTMMNDVNHYGFLFNLNKEWQRTRLKQATVLNALNTPGDFRDYFNKEVDLINTSMSRLSMLVEKAENNPEMLDSKAFQKDFAELMLRSQALYDNLKLYNEQLMNAEMAQ